A part of Tardiphaga sp. vice304 genomic DNA contains:
- a CDS encoding TRAP transporter substrate-binding protein, whose product MSISRRTILKASAAATVLGGVGMPFVARAQSAEFVYKYANNLPDTHPLNVRAREMSAAIKAETQGRVDLQVFPNNQLGSDTDMLSQIRSGGVEFFTLSGLILATLVPAASINGIGFAFPDYDTVWKAMDGDLGAYVRGEITKANLVVMDKIWDNGFRQTTSSSRPINGPEDFKGFKIRVPVSPLWTSMFKAFDASPASINFSEVYSALQTRVVEGQENPLALISTAKLYEVQKYCSMTNHMWDGFWFLANRRAWEKLPADLRTIVAKNINAAAVNERVDTAKLNANVREDLTAKGLIFNQPTVAPFRDKLRQAGFYAEWKGKYGEQAWELLEKSVGKLA is encoded by the coding sequence ATGAGCATTTCACGTCGTACGATATTGAAAGCGTCTGCCGCAGCGACTGTGCTGGGTGGCGTCGGCATGCCGTTCGTGGCGCGCGCCCAGAGCGCCGAATTCGTCTACAAATATGCCAACAACCTGCCCGACACCCATCCGCTCAACGTCCGCGCCCGCGAAATGTCGGCGGCGATCAAGGCCGAGACCCAGGGCCGCGTCGATTTGCAGGTTTTCCCGAACAACCAGCTCGGCTCCGACACCGACATGCTGAGCCAGATCCGCTCCGGCGGCGTCGAGTTCTTCACGTTGTCCGGCCTGATCCTGGCGACCCTGGTGCCGGCGGCCTCGATCAACGGCATCGGCTTCGCGTTCCCGGATTACGACACCGTCTGGAAGGCCATGGACGGCGATCTCGGAGCCTATGTGCGCGGCGAGATCACCAAGGCGAACCTCGTTGTGATGGACAAGATCTGGGACAACGGCTTCCGTCAGACCACGTCGTCGTCGCGGCCGATCAATGGCCCCGAGGACTTCAAGGGCTTCAAGATCCGGGTGCCGGTATCGCCTTTGTGGACCTCGATGTTCAAGGCGTTCGATGCGTCGCCCGCCTCCATCAATTTCAGCGAAGTGTATTCCGCGCTGCAGACGCGGGTCGTCGAGGGCCAGGAAAATCCGCTGGCGCTGATCTCCACCGCCAAGCTGTACGAAGTGCAGAAATACTGCTCGATGACCAACCACATGTGGGACGGTTTCTGGTTCCTCGCCAACCGCCGCGCTTGGGAAAAACTGCCGGCCGACCTGCGCACCATCGTGGCCAAGAACATCAACGCCGCCGCGGTCAACGAGCGCGTCGATACCGCCAAGCTCAACGCCAACGTGCGCGAGGACCTGACCGCCAAGGGCCTGATCTTCAACCAGCCCACCGTGGCGCCGTTCCGCGACAAGCTGCGCCAGGCCGGGTTCTACGCGGAATGGAAGGGCAAATACGGCGAGCAGGCGTGGGAGCTGCTGGAGAAATCCGTCGGCAAGCTGGCGTAG
- a CDS encoding SgcJ/EcaC family oxidoreductase, translating to MLISLASATTAAAGAADEANAVIDQWSAKYSANDTAGLLDLYAADAVLLGTTSPVISEGRDAIKEYFKDLPGSGRKNTIVERRTIVLDQNAVVGTGFYRFARAAENDAPRPSRFTMVVVRREGRWMILHHHSSPLSAVRQ from the coding sequence TTGCTGATATCGCTGGCATCCGCGACCACCGCTGCTGCAGGGGCCGCTGACGAGGCCAACGCGGTGATCGACCAATGGTCTGCGAAATACAGCGCGAATGACACTGCGGGATTGCTGGATCTCTATGCCGCGGACGCGGTCTTGCTCGGCACCACCAGTCCTGTGATTTCGGAAGGGCGCGACGCCATCAAAGAGTACTTCAAGGACCTTCCCGGCAGCGGACGAAAAAATACGATCGTGGAGAGACGCACCATCGTCCTGGACCAGAACGCCGTCGTTGGAACCGGATTTTATCGTTTCGCCAGAGCTGCGGAAAACGATGCGCCGCGACCGTCGCGGTTCACGATGGTTGTTGTGAGGCGCGAGGGCCGCTGGATGATTTTGCATCATCACTCGTCACCGCTGTCGGCGGTTCGGCAGTAG